AGGAAGAAGCTGATCTACGCCCTAAAGTAGATACTTTTAAGCACTATAAGGAAGTTGTTTCAGGCATCGAAGACACTGAAGAATTGATTAAAGAAACCTCTGAAGAGGACATGCTAGAACTCGCTAAAAGTGAACTCGATCAATTAAAAGCTGAGCGTGACGATTTAGAAGAAGAAATTAAGGTTTTAATGTTACCTAGCGATCCTAATGATGACAAGAACATTATTATGGAAATTCGTGGGGCAGCTGGTGGGGATGAGGCCCAATTATTTGCGGCTGACCTCTTTGAAATGTATTCGCGCTATGCAGAATCCCAAGGCTGGCATGTTGAAGTCGCTGACGCCTCATCCAATGATTTAGGGGGCTTTAAAGAAATCATTCTTCAAATTTCAGGGGATAAAGTCTATTCAAAATTAAAATATGAAAGTGGCGCTCACCGGGTGCAACGAGTGCCTAAAACCGAATCCCAAGGCCGGGTCCATACTTCAACAGCTACGGTTGGTGTTATGCCTGAATTGGAAGATTTAGACTTTGAAATTGATGAGAAGGATATTAGAACCGATATCTACCGGGCTTCCGGTGCTGGTGGACAACACGTTAATAAGACCAGTTCAGCGGTACGGATGACCCATATTCCTACTGGTATTCAAGTAGCTATGCAGGACCAACGTTCCCAACAACAAAATCGGGAAAAAGCTATGCTTATCTTGCGGTCACGGGTTTATGATTACTATCAATCCCAAGAGCAAGATGAATATGACGAAAAAAGAAAGAATTTAGT
The nucleotide sequence above comes from Aerococcus urinae. Encoded proteins:
- the prfA gene encoding peptide chain release factor 1, encoding MLEEQLDTFIARYQELAELLSDPDVINDHKRFRDLAKEEADLRPKVDTFKHYKEVVSGIEDTEELIKETSEEDMLELAKSELDQLKAERDDLEEEIKVLMLPSDPNDDKNIIMEIRGAAGGDEAQLFAADLFEMYSRYAESQGWHVEVADASSNDLGGFKEIILQISGDKVYSKLKYESGAHRVQRVPKTESQGRVHTSTATVGVMPELEDLDFEIDEKDIRTDIYRASGAGGQHVNKTSSAVRMTHIPTGIQVAMQDQRSQQQNREKAMLILRSRVYDYYQSQEQDEYDEKRKNLVGTGDRSERIRTYNYPQNRVTDHRINLTLQKLDRIMGGELDEIIDALILADQAQKLEELNETTI